In Bradyrhizobium erythrophlei, a single genomic region encodes these proteins:
- a CDS encoding AtuA-related protein, with translation MKLREIAHSRTGDKGNISNISVIAYDAKHYPLLLAQVTPDRVKAHFVGVVEGEVVRYELPKIFALNFVMDKALGGGVTRSLALDAHGKSLSSALLDLEIDALPDRP, from the coding sequence ATGAAGCTCCGCGAGATCGCCCATTCCCGCACCGGCGACAAGGGCAATATCTCCAACATCTCCGTCATCGCCTACGATGCGAAGCACTATCCGCTGCTGCTCGCGCAGGTGACCCCCGACCGCGTGAAGGCGCATTTCGTCGGCGTGGTCGAAGGCGAGGTGGTCCGCTATGAGCTGCCCAAAATATTCGCGCTCAACTTCGTGATGGACAAGGCGCTGGGAGGCGGCGTAACGCGCTCGCTGGCGCTCGACGCGCATGGCAAATCGCTGAGCTCTGCCTTGCTCGATCTGGAGATCGATGCTCTACCCGATAGACCATAG
- a CDS encoding acyclic terpene utilization AtuA family protein, giving the protein MRTIRIGSGAGYSGDRIEPAVELAEKGDIQYLVFECLGERTVALAQQARMKNPESGFDPLLEERMRAVLPVCAAKGIKIVTNMGAANPLAAARKTAAIAKSLGLSLKVAAVVGDDVLDACKQGDLPIMEFDGRISQFGNRLISANAYLGAAPMAEALSGGADVVITGRASDPALFLAPLIHAFGWPMDDWNLLGKGIVAGHMLECAGQVTGGYFADPTFKDVEGLARLGFPIGEVGEDGSLIITKVEGSGGAVTAQTCKEQLLYEVHDPVRYMQPDVIADFSQVEIEEIGKDRVRISGGRGRERPPTLKISVGYVDSFIGEGQMSYAGPGALARGRLALDIVRERLKLTGVVTNELRFDLIGVDSLHGAQASSRANEPYEVRIRVTGRTDNLREAVRIGNEVETLYTNGPAGGGGAVKSARDVVAVASVLLPRELAKPQVQFVGS; this is encoded by the coding sequence ATGCGAACCATCCGGATCGGGTCAGGCGCGGGTTACTCGGGCGATCGCATCGAGCCCGCGGTGGAACTCGCCGAAAAGGGCGACATTCAATACCTGGTGTTCGAATGCCTGGGCGAGCGCACGGTCGCCCTTGCCCAGCAGGCGCGAATGAAGAATCCGGAAAGCGGCTTCGATCCGTTGCTCGAGGAGCGGATGCGTGCAGTGCTGCCGGTCTGCGCCGCCAAGGGCATCAAGATCGTCACCAATATGGGCGCGGCCAATCCGCTCGCGGCCGCCCGCAAGACGGCGGCGATCGCAAAATCATTGGGTCTTTCCTTGAAAGTCGCGGCGGTCGTCGGTGACGACGTTCTCGACGCCTGCAAGCAGGGCGATCTGCCGATCATGGAGTTCGACGGCAGGATCAGTCAGTTCGGCAACCGCCTGATCTCGGCTAACGCCTATCTCGGCGCGGCTCCGATGGCCGAAGCGCTGAGCGGTGGCGCCGACGTCGTGATCACCGGCCGCGCCTCCGATCCCGCGCTTTTCCTTGCGCCACTGATCCACGCCTTCGGCTGGCCGATGGACGACTGGAACCTGCTTGGCAAGGGCATCGTCGCTGGCCACATGCTGGAATGCGCGGGCCAGGTCACCGGCGGCTATTTCGCCGATCCCACGTTCAAGGACGTCGAGGGCCTCGCGCGGCTTGGCTTTCCGATCGGCGAAGTCGGCGAGGACGGCAGTCTCATCATCACCAAGGTCGAGGGCTCCGGCGGCGCGGTCACCGCGCAGACCTGCAAGGAGCAACTGCTCTACGAGGTGCACGATCCCGTCAGATATATGCAGCCGGATGTGATTGCGGATTTCTCGCAAGTCGAGATCGAGGAGATCGGCAAGGACCGCGTGCGGATCAGCGGCGGACGGGGTCGCGAGCGCCCGCCGACGCTTAAAATCTCGGTCGGTTATGTCGACAGCTTCATCGGCGAAGGCCAGATGTCCTATGCCGGTCCCGGCGCGCTGGCGCGCGGCCGGCTCGCGCTCGATATCGTTCGCGAACGGCTGAAGCTCACGGGCGTCGTAACGAACGAATTGCGGTTCGACCTGATCGGCGTCGATTCCCTGCATGGTGCACAGGCTTCCTCGCGCGCCAATGAACCCTATGAGGTGCGCATTCGCGTCACCGGGCGCACCGACAACCTGCGTGAAGCCGTCCGGATCGGCAACGAGGTCGAAACGCTTTATACCAACGGCCCGGCCGGCGGGGGCGGGGCTGTCAAGTCAGCGCGCGACGTCGTGGCGGTCGCTTCCGTGCTGTTGCCGCGCGAGCTGGCGAAACCGCAAGTGCAGTTCGTCGGGAGTTGA
- a CDS encoding ABC transporter ATP-binding protein, giving the protein MPPETAPLLTAQGVDAGYGTMQVLWGVDLEVRAGETVLLLGTNGAGKTTFLKSLVGLIEARHGHIRLGGADVTRMRSSERMRLGMTYMSELAVFPDLSIEENIRIGAQAIGHPSPNIDELYETFPVLRDKRRNPASSLSGGQRKMLGIAKALAAEPRLLVMDEPSAGLSPLFVKEVIRILSDLRGRGLALLIAEQNIGFLEVATRVFVLEGGRIRFSGTVAEMTDNEALRRAYFGLK; this is encoded by the coding sequence ATGCCGCCTGAGACTGCGCCCCTGCTGACGGCGCAGGGCGTCGACGCCGGCTACGGCACCATGCAGGTGCTATGGGGCGTCGACCTCGAGGTTCGAGCCGGCGAGACCGTGCTGCTGCTCGGCACCAACGGCGCCGGCAAGACCACTTTCCTGAAATCGCTGGTCGGGCTGATCGAGGCGCGGCACGGCCACATCCGATTGGGCGGGGCGGACGTGACACGGATGCGTTCCAGTGAACGGATGCGGCTCGGCATGACCTACATGTCGGAACTCGCCGTTTTTCCTGATTTGTCGATCGAGGAAAACATCCGCATCGGCGCGCAGGCGATCGGGCACCCCAGCCCCAACATTGACGAGCTCTATGAGACCTTTCCGGTGCTGCGCGACAAGCGGCGGAACCCGGCGTCGAGCCTTTCCGGCGGTCAGCGGAAAATGCTCGGGATCGCCAAGGCCTTGGCGGCCGAACCTCGCTTGTTGGTAATGGACGAGCCATCGGCCGGATTGTCGCCATTATTCGTCAAGGAAGTCATCCGGATCCTGAGCGACCTGCGCGGCAGGGGATTGGCTTTGTTGATCGCAGAGCAGAATATCGGCTTCCTTGAGGTCGCGACCCGCGTGTTTGTGCTCGAAGGTGGCCGCATCCGGTTTTCCGGAACCGTGGCCGAGATGACCGACAATGAGGCGCTGCGGCGGGCGTATTTCGGACTGAAGTGA
- a CDS encoding ABC transporter ATP-binding protein, with protein MSPENAPLLNVSKLEKRFGGFYALDGLSFHVSSGEILGLVGPNGSGKTTAINVISGLYAPDGGEIVLEGGSIGGVASHKLVHRGINRTFQIPKPFLSLTVRQNVEVALAYGGATDVPAMADLLEEYRLAELADRPAADLNSSQQKMLDLVRALATRPRLLLLDELAAGLNPAELDWVTERIKALAKSGMAIIVVEHLMGFIEHITDRVIVMNAGKEIFEGKLAVAVKVPQVIEVFLGGEHAA; from the coding sequence ATGTCCCCTGAGAACGCACCTCTTCTCAACGTCTCAAAACTCGAGAAACGCTTCGGCGGCTTCTACGCATTGGACGGCTTGAGCTTCCACGTCTCCTCCGGTGAGATCCTGGGACTGGTCGGTCCCAATGGCTCCGGCAAGACCACCGCGATCAACGTGATCTCCGGCCTTTATGCTCCCGACGGTGGCGAGATTGTGCTGGAAGGCGGATCGATCGGCGGCGTCGCCTCGCACAAGCTCGTTCATCGCGGCATCAATCGCACGTTCCAGATTCCAAAGCCGTTTCTCTCGCTGACGGTGCGGCAGAATGTCGAAGTCGCTTTGGCCTATGGCGGGGCTACGGATGTGCCGGCCATGGCTGACCTGTTGGAGGAATACCGGCTCGCCGAGCTCGCGGACCGTCCGGCGGCAGATCTCAACAGCTCGCAGCAGAAGATGCTCGATCTCGTACGCGCGCTTGCCACGCGGCCGCGGCTGTTGCTGCTCGACGAACTCGCGGCCGGCCTCAATCCGGCGGAACTCGACTGGGTCACCGAGCGCATCAAGGCCTTGGCCAAAAGCGGGATGGCGATCATCGTTGTCGAGCATCTCATGGGATTCATCGAGCACATCACCGACCGCGTCATTGTCATGAATGCCGGCAAGGAGATTTTCGAGGGCAAGCTTGCGGTCGCGGTCAAGGTTCCGCAGGTGATCGAGGTGTTCCTGGGAGGCGAGCATGCCGCCTGA
- a CDS encoding branched-chain amino acid ABC transporter permease — MPSSLKHTLFVALPLLVVFAVLPGVYQNHLLLFNFVIFLILAQGVNIIYGFTGYLPFGYVGFFGAGAYGFAVLVMHFQAPAVLAVLVGGLVGVALGLLLTPLLRLSGAYFAIANLAASLAVLHFIANPALEPITRGPYGVSLTGTFNPTYAYAAALVVLALTLGAVVFLKNSRFGLALQAVREDSVSAAMAGVNVVRMRIIAWLTSALVAGLAGGVYAWYVSVFYPDNVFSGEFSIFAIVFALFGGVASISGPIVGVIILYGIYNLIGFTTPQYFQLIYGLLIMGLVLFLPAGLVSLATRRGWHVP, encoded by the coding sequence TTGCCTAGCTCTCTTAAGCATACTTTGTTTGTCGCGTTGCCGCTGTTGGTCGTCTTCGCGGTGTTGCCCGGCGTCTATCAAAACCATCTGCTGCTGTTCAACTTCGTGATCTTCCTGATCCTCGCCCAGGGCGTGAACATCATCTACGGCTTCACCGGCTATCTGCCGTTCGGCTATGTCGGCTTCTTCGGCGCCGGCGCCTACGGCTTTGCGGTGCTGGTGATGCATTTCCAGGCCCCGGCCGTGCTGGCGGTGCTGGTCGGAGGCCTTGTCGGCGTCGCGCTCGGACTGCTGCTCACGCCATTGCTGAGGCTTTCGGGCGCTTATTTCGCGATCGCCAATCTTGCCGCGTCGCTCGCGGTCCTTCATTTCATCGCCAACCCGGCGCTCGAGCCGATCACCCGCGGACCGTACGGCGTTTCGCTCACCGGCACGTTCAACCCCACTTATGCCTATGCGGCGGCGCTGGTCGTGCTGGCGCTGACATTGGGCGCGGTCGTATTCCTGAAAAACTCGCGCTTCGGCCTCGCCTTGCAGGCGGTGCGGGAAGATTCCGTCAGTGCCGCGATGGCTGGCGTCAATGTCGTGCGCATGCGCATCATCGCCTGGCTGACATCGGCGCTGGTCGCCGGTCTCGCCGGCGGCGTCTATGCCTGGTACGTCTCGGTGTTCTATCCCGACAACGTCTTCAGCGGCGAGTTCAGCATTTTCGCGATCGTGTTCGCGCTGTTCGGCGGCGTTGCCTCGATCTCGGGCCCGATCGTCGGCGTGATCATCCTTTACGGCATCTACAATCTGATCGGCTTCACCACGCCGCAATATTTTCAGCTGATCTATGGCCTCCTGATCATGGGGCTCGTGCTGTTCCTGCCGGCAGGGCTGGTGTCGCTCGCAACGCGAAGGGGCTGGCATGTCCCCTGA